A single genomic interval of Siphonobacter curvatus harbors:
- a CDS encoding ComC/BlpC family leader-containing pheromone/bacteriocin, with translation MQTPDFTELTGEETQQIQGGSSWLETVAAWILKEINRDVI, from the coding sequence ATGCAAACACCCGACTTTACCGAACTCACCGGCGAAGAAACCCAACAGATTCAGGGCGGCAGCTCCTGGCTGGAAACGGTAGCCGCATGGATTTTGAAAGAAATCAACCGGGACGTGATTTAG
- a CDS encoding peptidase domain-containing ABC transporter — protein MFTRKKICIKQHDITDCGAACLASVAAHYELLMPIARIRQYASTDQKGTNVLGMIEAAQRLGFQAKGVRGTFESLSKIPMPTVAHIVVKEVLHHFVVIYQVTDTHVVVMDPGPGKMEKYTHEAFQKVWTGVLVLLLPGESFETGNNKKSITGRFWNLVRPHRSVMMQALVGALVYTVLGLSTSIYMQKIVDHVLVEGNRNLLNLLSVAMILILGLQLFIGSMKSIFALKTGQQIDAHLILGYYKHLLKLPQQFFDTMRVGEIISRVNDAVKIRAFINDTALTLVVNVFIVLFSFGMMFTYDWKLALIMLAVIPFYALIYWVVNRVNKKGQRTLMENSADLESQLVESLNSVGTIKRFGLEGFSNVKTETRFIKLLRSIYTSASVSIWAGSGSELVSRLFTIILLWVGSGFVIDNAITPGELLSFYALIGYFTGPASSLITANRVVQEALIAADRLFEIMDLEREATENKIELRPEMIGDITFRQMSFRYGSRVQVFQNLNLTIPKGKVTAVVGESGSGKSTLLSLLQNLYPLQTGSIYIGDYDIKHIHNESLRRQVSVVPQQVDLFAGNVIDNIAVGEYQPDMQRILGLCQLLGISEFIEKLPNGFHTYLGENGASLSGGQKQRLAIARALYRNPQIIILDEATSSLDSVSERAVQHTIEQLRQAGKTIIIIAHRLSTIMNADKIVVIEEGKLVEEGSHAELLDYRQAYYKLWASQYLVSTPETALDRASLLNVSANGTESTPTNASHHVSIQS, from the coding sequence ATGTTTACCCGTAAGAAAATATGCATCAAGCAGCATGACATCACCGACTGTGGTGCCGCCTGCCTGGCTTCAGTAGCCGCCCATTATGAATTACTCATGCCCATTGCCCGCATCCGGCAGTATGCCTCGACCGATCAGAAAGGGACCAACGTACTGGGTATGATTGAAGCCGCCCAGCGACTGGGTTTTCAGGCCAAAGGCGTACGGGGTACGTTCGAGAGCCTCTCGAAGATTCCCATGCCAACGGTAGCCCATATTGTCGTCAAGGAAGTACTGCACCATTTTGTCGTCATCTATCAGGTGACCGATACGCACGTGGTCGTGATGGATCCCGGTCCGGGCAAAATGGAAAAATATACGCACGAAGCGTTTCAGAAAGTATGGACGGGTGTACTGGTGTTACTACTGCCTGGGGAAAGCTTCGAAACGGGCAACAACAAAAAATCGATTACGGGCCGGTTCTGGAATCTGGTCCGTCCGCACCGCTCGGTGATGATGCAGGCACTGGTGGGGGCGTTGGTGTACACGGTGCTAGGCCTGTCCACGTCGATTTACATGCAGAAAATTGTGGATCACGTACTGGTGGAAGGCAACCGGAATCTGTTGAATCTGCTCAGCGTAGCCATGATCCTGATTCTGGGACTGCAACTCTTCATCGGTTCCATGAAAAGCATTTTTGCCCTGAAAACGGGTCAGCAGATTGATGCTCACCTGATTCTGGGTTATTACAAACACCTGCTCAAACTACCGCAGCAGTTTTTTGATACCATGCGGGTAGGGGAGATCATTTCGCGGGTAAATGACGCCGTAAAAATCCGGGCATTCATCAATGACACCGCTCTGACGCTGGTAGTCAACGTATTTATCGTCCTGTTTTCCTTCGGTATGATGTTCACCTACGACTGGAAACTGGCCCTGATTATGCTGGCCGTCATTCCTTTTTACGCTTTGATTTACTGGGTTGTAAACCGGGTTAACAAAAAAGGGCAACGGACTCTGATGGAAAATTCCGCCGATCTGGAATCGCAACTGGTGGAATCGCTCAATTCCGTAGGGACCATCAAACGCTTCGGGCTAGAGGGCTTTTCAAACGTGAAAACCGAAACCCGCTTCATCAAACTGCTCCGCAGCATTTATACCTCAGCTTCTGTATCCATCTGGGCGGGCAGCGGTTCGGAGCTGGTATCGCGGCTGTTCACCATCATTTTACTCTGGGTGGGTTCGGGCTTTGTCATCGATAATGCGATTACCCCCGGTGAACTACTCTCGTTTTACGCGCTCATTGGCTATTTCACGGGTCCCGCCAGTAGCCTGATCACCGCCAACCGCGTGGTACAGGAAGCCCTGATTGCCGCCGACCGTCTTTTTGAAATCATGGATCTGGAACGCGAGGCTACGGAAAACAAAATTGAACTCCGTCCGGAAATGATTGGGGACATCACCTTCCGCCAGATGTCCTTCCGCTACGGCTCCCGCGTACAGGTCTTCCAGAATCTGAATCTGACGATTCCCAAGGGGAAGGTGACGGCTGTGGTGGGTGAAAGCGGCTCGGGAAAATCTACCCTGCTCTCGCTGTTACAGAATCTCTACCCCCTGCAAACCGGGTCCATTTACATCGGTGATTACGACATCAAGCACATTCATAATGAGAGCCTGCGTCGGCAGGTGAGCGTAGTACCGCAGCAGGTCGATTTATTCGCTGGCAATGTCATTGACAACATCGCCGTCGGGGAGTACCAACCCGATATGCAGCGGATTCTGGGACTCTGCCAGTTGCTGGGTATCTCCGAGTTTATCGAAAAATTACCCAATGGCTTTCATACCTATCTGGGCGAAAACGGAGCCAGCCTGTCCGGCGGTCAGAAACAGCGGTTGGCGATTGCCCGGGCTCTGTACCGCAATCCCCAGATTATCATTCTGGATGAAGCGACTTCATCGCTGGATTCAGTCTCCGAACGAGCCGTACAACATACGATTGAACAACTGCGTCAGGCGGGTAAAACCATCATCATCATCGCCCACCGCCTGAGTACGATCATGAATGCGGATAAGATTGTTGTGATCGAAGAAGGCAAGCTGGTCGAAGAAGGCTCGCACGCCGAATTGCTGGACTACCGCCAGGCCTACTATAAACTCTGGGCTTCGCAGTATCTGGTGAGTACCCCGGAAACGGCCCTGGATCGGGCTAGTCTGCTCAATGTGAGTGCTAATGGTACGGAATCCACTCCTACAAACGCCAGCCACCATGTTTCGATTCAATCCTAA
- a CDS encoding TolC family protein: MFRFNPKFIAALLLSVGCLTPGLAQTRISLQECIQQAIRENLQIKDAELQQESTINTYQQSRRDRMPAVSGVFNPGYSLGRSIDPYTNSITTDHLGTNSLGITASWTIYNGNQLQNLQKQNALNLSAGQYDLQAAKNMITLKVLQAYLQVLVTQELLQVALKQAEATQLQLDRMTRQVQLQVVAEANLYNLQSQRANDDLQITNARNEVRTAQMALSQLLNWPADQNYELEAIAREVTAAPVESWQQVYRSSLTILPESKSAALRIQSARKGMEAARGLRMPTLSLNSSLGTSYSSAAKKYVTGDSYREEPLNAFVTVNNERYQLSSISQATSTQNMGYLEQLGNNPVWSVSLSLRIPIFNANQASYRIQEAKIQQLRADNQQKQVHLQMRQQIEQAFVLYRNALERQQTHQRQVEVLEKTVHAAQVRLEAGVVNVLDYTLAKTNLDRARASLIQATYECAFRQQIIGFYQSGTLN, from the coding sequence ATGTTTCGATTCAATCCTAAATTCATCGCAGCCCTTCTGCTGAGCGTTGGATGCCTGACGCCCGGCCTGGCCCAAACCCGTATTTCACTCCAGGAGTGCATTCAGCAGGCCATCAGAGAGAATTTACAGATTAAAGACGCGGAATTGCAGCAGGAGTCAACGATCAATACGTACCAGCAATCCCGACGCGACCGAATGCCCGCCGTATCGGGCGTGTTCAATCCGGGCTATTCACTGGGCCGCTCCATCGATCCGTATACCAACAGTATCACGACCGATCACCTGGGAACCAATAGTCTGGGCATAACGGCCAGCTGGACCATTTACAACGGTAATCAGCTGCAAAACCTTCAAAAACAAAATGCCCTGAATCTATCCGCGGGTCAGTACGATTTGCAGGCGGCTAAAAACATGATTACCCTAAAGGTACTGCAGGCGTATTTACAAGTGCTCGTGACGCAGGAACTCCTGCAAGTAGCTCTGAAGCAGGCTGAGGCGACGCAACTGCAACTCGATCGCATGACCCGGCAGGTGCAGCTCCAGGTCGTAGCGGAAGCCAATCTTTACAATCTGCAATCGCAGCGGGCGAATGATGACTTACAGATTACCAACGCCCGCAACGAGGTTCGTACGGCCCAGATGGCTTTGAGTCAGTTGCTCAACTGGCCCGCGGATCAAAACTACGAACTCGAAGCCATCGCCAGAGAAGTAACGGCGGCTCCAGTGGAGTCCTGGCAGCAGGTGTACCGCTCCTCACTAACGATATTACCCGAGAGTAAGTCCGCTGCATTACGGATTCAATCGGCCCGTAAGGGTATGGAAGCAGCCCGGGGCCTGCGAATGCCGACCCTGTCGCTGAATAGCTCCCTGGGAACCTCGTACTCGTCAGCGGCCAAGAAATACGTAACTGGCGATTCATACCGCGAGGAACCGCTCAATGCCTTTGTGACGGTGAATAATGAACGTTATCAGCTCAGTTCCATTAGCCAAGCCACGAGTACCCAGAACATGGGTTACCTGGAACAGTTGGGCAACAATCCGGTATGGTCGGTAAGCCTGTCTTTACGCATTCCTATTTTCAATGCCAATCAGGCCTCGTACCGGATTCAGGAAGCGAAAATCCAGCAGCTTCGGGCGGATAACCAGCAAAAACAGGTACATCTGCAAATGCGGCAGCAGATTGAACAAGCCTTTGTGTTGTACAGAAATGCGTTGGAACGCCAGCAGACGCACCAGCGGCAGGTAGAAGTACTCGAAAAGACCGTACATGCGGCTCAGGTACGACTGGAGGCAGGTGTGGTAAACGTGCTTGATTATACGCTAGCAAAGACTAATCTAGACCGGGCTCGGGCCAGTCTCATTCAGGCAACGTACGAATGTGCGTTCCGCCAGCAAATCATTGGGTTTTACCAGTCGGGTACCCTCAATTAA
- a CDS encoding class IIb bacteriocin, lactobin A/cerein 7B family, with protein MNNNFEFAGLTTLDQNELMEVEGGIIPFLIGAAIGVTVAHYIATH; from the coding sequence ATGAACAACAATTTCGAATTTGCCGGCCTGACTACGCTTGATCAAAATGAATTAATGGAAGTAGAAGGTGGAATCATCCCCTTCCTGATTGGTGCCGCCATCGGCGTGACAGTAGCTCACTACATCGCTACGCACTAA
- a CDS encoding class IIb bacteriocin, lactobin A/cerein 7B family, which produces MNAVAFQNAELVALDQNELMEVEGGIVPALIAGYIAGVALYAWVSK; this is translated from the coding sequence ATGAACGCAGTAGCTTTTCAAAACGCCGAACTGGTAGCCTTAGATCAAAACGAATTGATGGAAGTAGAAGGCGGTATCGTACCCGCTCTGATCGCCGGATACATTGCCGGTGTCGCTCTCTACGCCTGGGTTTCTAAGTAG
- a CDS encoding HlyD family secretion protein, protein MSQQLHPAEVIEHTTEAYLPQVSARGQVIYLTILAAVFVALGSLPFIRTEVSVQSVGVVRPRSERNEIRPLIAGTLTEVLVRENQPVTVGQPLFRLQTDVLDSKLRLIRLQQQEKDGYIRDLTLLVSTPLSQAPASLSLRSPLYRQQYEQFRYQQVELAETLRKRQRELQTNQKLLSEKLIAQQELEDKEFAQKTAQAQYQTLTERQMSDWQTALAQYRRDVVELQAQQQQLQRERDLYLIKAPVAGSVGQLVGKYVGSYVQAGEVMGVISPDSNLLAECYVSPKDIGLLQKGMKARLQVDAFDYNQWGLAEGEIADIANDITVTDQQTYFRVKCKLSRNHLTLRQGVKGYLKKGMSLRAHFVVTERSLFDLLYDKADDWLNPKTNPGLASR, encoded by the coding sequence ATGAGCCAACAACTGCATCCGGCTGAAGTCATTGAGCATACGACTGAAGCCTACTTACCCCAAGTATCCGCTCGCGGGCAGGTCATTTACCTGACGATTCTGGCGGCGGTTTTCGTAGCCCTGGGTAGTTTACCCTTCATCCGTACAGAAGTATCGGTGCAAAGTGTAGGGGTGGTACGTCCACGGTCCGAACGCAATGAAATTCGTCCCCTTATCGCGGGTACGCTCACCGAAGTACTGGTTCGGGAAAACCAGCCCGTAACCGTCGGCCAGCCGCTATTTCGCCTGCAAACGGACGTGCTGGATAGTAAATTACGCCTCATTCGCCTCCAGCAGCAGGAAAAGGATGGCTACATCCGCGACCTGACCCTGCTGGTTTCTACGCCGCTCTCCCAGGCTCCGGCTTCGCTTTCGCTGCGTTCTCCGCTGTACCGTCAGCAATACGAACAGTTTCGGTATCAGCAGGTGGAGCTGGCCGAAACCCTTCGCAAACGCCAACGCGAACTCCAGACCAATCAGAAATTACTCAGTGAAAAACTCATCGCCCAGCAGGAACTTGAAGACAAGGAATTTGCCCAGAAGACTGCTCAGGCTCAGTACCAAACCCTGACCGAGCGTCAGATGAGCGATTGGCAAACGGCCCTGGCTCAGTACCGCCGCGATGTGGTCGAACTACAGGCTCAGCAGCAGCAATTGCAACGCGAACGTGACCTGTACCTCATTAAAGCTCCCGTGGCGGGTAGCGTGGGGCAGCTGGTAGGCAAGTACGTGGGCAGTTACGTTCAGGCCGGAGAAGTCATGGGAGTCATTTCACCGGATTCCAATCTGCTGGCCGAGTGCTACGTCTCACCCAAGGATATTGGCCTGCTGCAAAAAGGGATGAAAGCCCGCCTGCAGGTGGATGCTTTCGACTACAACCAGTGGGGCCTGGCCGAAGGCGAAATTGCCGACATCGCCAATGACATTACGGTTACTGACCAGCAAACCTACTTCCGCGTCAAGTGTAAACTCAGCCGTAATCACCTCACGCTCCGGCAGGGCGTCAAAGGATACCTGAAAAAAGGAATGTCCCTGCGGGCTCATTTTGTGGTCACTGAACGCAGCCTTTTTGATCTGCTCTACGATAAAGCCGACGACTGGTTGAATCCCAAAACCAATCCCGGACTGGCTTCCCGCTAA
- a CDS encoding class IIb bacteriocin, lactobin A/cerein 7B family, producing the protein MNAVAFQNAELVALDQNELMEVEGGIVPALILGYIAGVALYAALS; encoded by the coding sequence ATGAACGCAGTAGCTTTTCAAAACGCCGAACTGGTAGCCTTAGATCAAAACGAATTGATGGAAGTAGAAGGCGGTATCGTACCTGCTCTCATCCTGGGATACATTGCCGGTGTCGCTCTCTACGCCGCTCTTTCCTAA
- a CDS encoding helix-turn-helix domain-containing protein — protein MTTTNTVPAIELLTTRAISLKIRKLREIYSYSQEYVAFQMGISQAAYSKKESGRTELSLLCLGKLSEIYQVSLMDLIGLSTQELLMKVLQTNASLAA, from the coding sequence ATGACGACTACGAACACAGTACCTGCCATTGAATTGCTGACGACGCGTGCGATTAGTCTTAAAATTCGGAAGCTACGGGAAATCTATAGTTACTCGCAGGAATACGTGGCCTTTCAGATGGGCATTAGCCAGGCCGCTTATTCGAAGAAAGAATCCGGTCGTACGGAATTATCCCTGCTGTGCCTGGGCAAACTCTCCGAAATCTACCAGGTTTCGCTGATGGACCTCATCGGTCTGAGTACTCAGGAATTACTGATGAAAGTGCTGCAAACCAATGCCAGTCTGGCTGCCTAA
- a CDS encoding PAS domain S-box protein — MSNDLLTPEPYGHPVDRYVFALASAGLGTWDLDPLNHRVAWDDICKQLYGFSKQDIVAYDEVLRYIHAEDRELVNQAVTWALNPASGGQYEVSFRTVGAEDGILRWLHCKGKAYFNAEGEAYRFSGTAQDISSQREAQQKVQAAENLAQLALESSKAGSFYVLLTTDAISYTPRLAEILTGESRTELTRQTLISSLHPQDEPIREEAYQEANRTGHLKYEARFVWKDGSLHWARVIGTYAFDTDGKPLSLAGIVQEITDEVIHQQEDERLKALVNGSEECMGIADMNGNLLFVNPYGLQLTGLTLPQVKRMNLLEFCSADAYRLLTQEILPTLKNEGRWAGNVPFRSFPTGNAIPVHMKASYLRDKKGQVLNLLFTAHDLRAEIASRQSLQESEALFRNITTASTAALWITDAQLHITYVSQRWIDWTGQPLAKHLGFGWLDYVVEEDRSQAAERFLADFHVKRNHKNQFRIFHTDGTIRWVDCSGSPQYNDQGKFTGYVGAILDVTSTVEAQLQLLNSQDRLQSIIHQAPVAISLLTGPSMVIETANAQILELWGKTKAVIGLPLTQALPEIEGQPFMQLLEGVYDTGQAHYGISTLARLERGGVLQDCYFDFVYAPLREAEGHISGVMVIATEVTEQVRIRLALEASERRFRKLIEEAPMATGLYKGRELQVELVNEAMIKLWGKDKTVLNKKLPEALPELEGQPFLKILDDVFTSGKAYHAQADPVDLVIDGRMQRGYYNFTYKPLRNEFGEVYAILNMAVDVTQQMTAQKALEKSQKQYQLLASQLEERVAERTLELDQLNQELTLSNNNLQQFAYAASHDLQEPLRKIQTFSSILAERHAGGLTEQGLNLLHRIQSTADRMSMLVKDVLEYSRLTSTQGLEQKAVELRELLDGVLLDLEVPLQEKKVELVMGSLPTVWGNPRQLTQLLQNLLSNAIKFQKPKQDPRVEIRAQKATAEEMAMLPQLSPFRTYIRLDVSDNGIGFEEEYKEQIFQIFQRLNSRDNYLGTGIGLALCRKVAENHQGYITAQSQPGQGATFQVFLPDSPPV; from the coding sequence ATGAGTAATGATTTGTTAACCCCTGAACCTTATGGCCACCCAGTCGATCGGTATGTATTTGCTCTAGCTTCGGCCGGGTTGGGCACTTGGGACCTGGATCCCCTTAATCATAGGGTCGCTTGGGACGATATTTGCAAGCAGCTCTACGGATTTTCCAAACAAGACATCGTAGCTTACGACGAGGTCCTTCGTTACATTCATGCCGAAGATCGGGAGTTAGTGAATCAAGCCGTTACCTGGGCTTTAAACCCCGCTTCCGGGGGACAGTATGAGGTCTCTTTCCGTACCGTTGGAGCCGAAGATGGGATCCTCCGATGGCTACATTGCAAAGGGAAAGCTTATTTTAATGCAGAAGGGGAAGCGTACCGGTTTTCGGGAACCGCTCAGGATATTTCTTCCCAACGGGAAGCCCAACAAAAAGTACAGGCTGCTGAAAACCTAGCCCAGCTTGCCTTGGAAAGCTCCAAGGCCGGTTCCTTTTACGTTTTACTGACCACGGACGCCATTTCCTATACGCCGCGTCTGGCGGAAATACTAACCGGAGAATCCCGTACCGAGCTAACGCGTCAGACCCTTATTTCGAGTTTACATCCTCAGGACGAACCCATTCGGGAGGAAGCCTACCAGGAAGCTAATCGAACGGGGCACCTGAAATACGAAGCCCGTTTTGTCTGGAAAGATGGCTCCCTACACTGGGCCCGGGTGATTGGAACGTATGCGTTTGATACCGATGGTAAGCCTTTATCGCTGGCAGGGATAGTTCAGGAAATTACCGATGAAGTGATTCATCAGCAAGAGGATGAACGCTTAAAAGCATTGGTAAACGGTAGCGAAGAGTGCATGGGTATTGCCGATATGAACGGTAATTTACTGTTTGTCAATCCCTACGGATTACAGCTGACAGGGCTGACCCTGCCCCAGGTAAAACGCATGAATTTGCTGGAGTTTTGTTCGGCGGATGCCTATCGGCTTCTAACGCAGGAGATTCTGCCTACGCTGAAAAATGAAGGACGCTGGGCGGGTAATGTGCCATTCCGGAGTTTTCCTACGGGAAATGCCATCCCCGTTCACATGAAAGCCTCGTATCTCAGAGATAAGAAGGGTCAGGTGCTGAATTTACTCTTTACCGCTCATGACCTGCGGGCGGAGATCGCCTCGCGGCAATCCCTGCAAGAAAGTGAAGCCTTATTTCGCAATATAACTACTGCTTCCACGGCGGCCCTCTGGATTACGGATGCCCAGTTGCACATTACGTATGTAAGCCAGCGTTGGATTGACTGGACCGGCCAACCCCTAGCCAAGCACCTAGGCTTTGGCTGGCTGGATTACGTGGTCGAGGAAGACCGCTCCCAGGCGGCAGAGCGTTTTCTGGCTGATTTTCACGTTAAGCGTAATCATAAAAATCAATTTCGGATTTTTCATACCGACGGCACTATTCGCTGGGTAGATTGTTCGGGAAGTCCCCAATACAATGATCAGGGTAAATTTACGGGATACGTTGGAGCTATTCTCGACGTGACTAGTACAGTCGAGGCCCAGTTACAATTGCTCAATAGTCAGGATCGCTTGCAGTCCATCATTCATCAGGCTCCCGTGGCTATTAGTTTGTTGACGGGACCTTCCATGGTGATTGAAACGGCAAATGCCCAGATTCTGGAACTTTGGGGGAAGACGAAAGCCGTGATCGGGCTACCGCTGACCCAGGCCCTGCCTGAAATTGAAGGACAACCGTTTATGCAATTGCTGGAAGGCGTATACGATACCGGGCAAGCTCATTACGGAATCAGCACGCTGGCCCGCCTCGAACGCGGGGGTGTATTACAGGATTGTTACTTCGATTTTGTCTATGCTCCCCTTCGTGAGGCTGAGGGGCATATCAGTGGCGTAATGGTGATCGCTACGGAAGTAACGGAACAGGTACGCATTCGATTAGCCCTGGAAGCCAGTGAACGTCGTTTCCGCAAACTCATCGAAGAAGCTCCCATGGCTACGGGTCTTTATAAAGGCCGTGAATTACAGGTAGAGTTGGTGAATGAAGCGATGATTAAGCTTTGGGGAAAAGACAAAACTGTTCTGAACAAAAAATTACCGGAAGCTCTGCCCGAACTGGAAGGACAACCGTTTTTGAAAATTCTGGACGACGTATTTACCTCCGGAAAAGCGTACCATGCCCAGGCCGATCCGGTGGATCTGGTGATTGATGGTCGGATGCAAAGGGGCTACTATAACTTTACCTACAAGCCCCTGCGAAACGAATTCGGCGAGGTATACGCCATTTTGAATATGGCCGTAGACGTAACCCAGCAGATGACGGCTCAGAAAGCTTTGGAAAAGAGCCAGAAACAGTACCAGTTATTAGCCAGCCAGCTCGAAGAACGGGTGGCCGAACGTACGCTGGAGCTCGATCAGCTTAATCAGGAATTAACTCTGAGCAACAATAATCTTCAGCAGTTTGCTTATGCGGCCAGTCACGATTTACAGGAGCCGTTACGAAAAATACAGACCTTCAGTTCAATCCTGGCTGAACGTCATGCCGGCGGGTTAACAGAACAAGGCCTGAATTTACTGCATCGCATTCAGTCGACGGCGGATCGTATGTCGATGTTGGTAAAAGATGTGCTGGAGTACTCTCGTTTGACGAGTACCCAGGGCTTGGAACAAAAAGCCGTCGAACTCCGGGAATTGCTGGATGGAGTGCTACTGGATTTGGAAGTGCCCCTCCAGGAAAAAAAGGTAGAACTCGTCATGGGTTCTTTACCAACGGTTTGGGGAAATCCTCGTCAACTTACGCAGTTGTTACAGAATCTACTCTCTAACGCTATTAAGTTTCAGAAGCCGAAGCAAGATCCCCGGGTTGAAATACGGGCCCAGAAAGCTACGGCTGAAGAAATGGCCATGCTACCTCAGCTTTCTCCTTTTCGAACCTATATCCGGCTGGATGTTAGCGATAACGGGATTGGCTTCGAAGAGGAATACAAAGAGCAGATTTTTCAGATTTTCCAGCGACTCAATAGCCGGGACAATTACCTGGGTACGGGTATTGGGCTGGCCCTGTGCCGGAAAGTTGCCGAAAACCACCAGGGCTACATTACCGCTCAGAGTCAACCGGGGCAGGGAGCTACCTTTCAGGTGTTTCTGCCGGACAGTCCACCCGTATAG
- a CDS encoding class IIb bacteriocin, lactobin A/cerein 7B family: MNTLPNVTELNSQELAELNGGIIPIFLAGVALGAGAMYVYDHYIK; encoded by the coding sequence ATGAACACTTTACCAAATGTAACTGAACTCAATAGCCAGGAGCTGGCCGAACTCAACGGTGGAATCATCCCCATTTTCTTGGCAGGTGTTGCCCTAGGTGCCGGTGCCATGTATGTGTACGACCACTATATCAAATAG
- a CDS encoding DUF3267 domain-containing protein, which translates to MNQELTISSGKAQIFGLGASLLGVLLLWTPYQYLWGGSLLDLGKLSSSVWFGWLGVLLVGAIVHECIHALTAVYYGKIQWSQTKFGIQWKSLTPYFHPTVVMPVEKYRVVVMMPLLVMGLFPYALALVLGNGWVLAFGISFTVAAFGDVLILWMMRNLRQGQPVQDHPSKVGLVVPMP; encoded by the coding sequence ATGAATCAGGAATTGACCATTTCATCCGGTAAAGCTCAGATTTTTGGCCTGGGAGCCAGTCTGCTGGGCGTACTGTTGCTGTGGACGCCGTACCAGTACCTCTGGGGGGGGAGTCTGCTCGACCTCGGAAAACTCTCAAGTTCGGTGTGGTTCGGCTGGTTAGGCGTACTATTGGTAGGAGCCATAGTTCACGAATGTATCCATGCCCTGACGGCCGTTTACTACGGAAAAATCCAATGGAGCCAGACCAAATTCGGCATTCAGTGGAAAAGCCTGACACCCTATTTTCACCCTACCGTAGTCATGCCCGTTGAAAAATACCGCGTGGTGGTTATGATGCCGCTACTGGTCATGGGCTTGTTTCCGTACGCACTGGCTTTAGTATTGGGTAACGGTTGGGTACTAGCTTTTGGCATCAGCTTCACCGTAGCAGCCTTTGGCGATGTGCTTATTTTATGGATGATGCGAAACTTACGCCAGGGTCAGCCCGTACAGGATCATCCTTCCAAAGTAGGACTGGTCGTACCTATGCCGTAA
- a CDS encoding response regulator codes for MPVKPVFLVVEDDEDDRDFLTMACQEGDYFCDLVFAHDGTHALDLLENHIPTPSLIILDINMPKMNGMQLLEKLKESSRWKHLPIIMLTTSQDMQMIQDAYQLGANSYLVKPYSYQKVSELFEGLYSYWVRTVQLPRK; via the coding sequence ATGCCCGTAAAGCCTGTCTTTTTAGTAGTTGAAGATGATGAAGATGATCGCGATTTTTTAACAATGGCTTGTCAAGAAGGAGATTACTTTTGTGATTTAGTTTTCGCCCACGACGGTACCCACGCCCTGGATTTGCTGGAAAACCACATTCCCACGCCCAGTTTGATTATTCTCGACATCAATATGCCGAAGATGAATGGCATGCAACTGCTGGAAAAACTCAAAGAGTCTTCCCGGTGGAAGCATCTGCCCATTATTATGCTGACGACTTCTCAGGACATGCAAATGATTCAGGACGCCTACCAGCTCGGGGCAAACTCTTATCTGGTTAAGCCCTATTCTTATCAGAAAGTATCCGAACTCTTCGAAGGTTTGTACAGCTATTGGGTACGTACGGTACAATTACCGCGAAAGTAA
- a CDS encoding response regulator — protein sequence MALHGPILCVEDDEDDQFLLRATLEELRISNPLLFFSNGIPVMEYLTSTTEEPFLILCDVNMPLMNGLELRQQMQLHEEIQKKFIPFIYLTTAANPTLVNQAYQGSIQGFYKKASDYSTFKEQLKTIIEYWQNCLLPGSMQR from the coding sequence ATGGCTTTACACGGCCCTATCCTTTGCGTTGAAGACGACGAAGATGATCAATTTTTACTGCGTGCTACGCTGGAAGAACTAAGAATCAGCAACCCATTGCTTTTCTTTTCCAATGGCATTCCGGTGATGGAATATTTGACTAGTACTACGGAAGAACCTTTTCTCATTCTGTGTGACGTGAACATGCCTTTAATGAATGGACTGGAACTTCGTCAGCAGATGCAGTTACACGAGGAGATTCAAAAAAAATTCATCCCCTTTATCTACCTAACGACCGCGGCCAATCCGACGTTGGTCAATCAGGCGTATCAAGGTTCCATTCAGGGCTTCTACAAAAAGGCAAGCGATTATTCCACGTTCAAGGAACAATTGAAAACCATCATCGAATACTGGCAAAATTGTCTCCTGCCCGGCTCTATGCAACGCTAG